The following are from one region of the Ananas comosus cultivar F153 linkage group 20, ASM154086v1, whole genome shotgun sequence genome:
- the LOC109725731 gene encoding CRM-domain containing factor CFM2, chloroplastic isoform X2 codes for MLLPLAHPSPFLSTKTLDPSIRHFLPPLPPKPSPPHLSANPKPFLFPLRASSASPTAPKTLAKSAIKRISDKLRSLGYLADEPRDRRPTTTGPGSPGEIFVPTPHEIPSYRVGSTLDASWSTPESPVPAPGSGAAITRFRELWRRERAQAPSPQRDSKEAAPSVAELTIPAEELKRLRTLGIRIRKRLNVGKAGITEGIVNGIHERWRRNELVKIKCEDLCRINMKRTHEILERKTGGLVVWRSGSIIILYRGIDYKYPYFHDGDQKNENADEKSSDPSMDNQVAKEQETNSQLKLPVNPSDEVHNATVRTSLVAGVGSPNKVRLQLPGEVKLEEEADRLLDGLGPRFSDWWGCDPLPVDADLLPPIVPGFRKPFRLLSFGIKPKLTDREMTILRRLGRPLPCHFALGRNRNLQGLAVSMIKLWEKCEIAKIAIKRGVQNTNSELMVEELKQLTGGTLLSRDKEFIVFYRGKDFLPPAVSVAIEERRNSGNSELTNPKQNKEERHLAVRDASEPKFDDGASGDGLQEKGEKETLASKGRTKAVSLTLKKVETKLSQAIAKKQKAEQLLAELEKSAEPPKAEPDREAISQEERYMLRKVGLRMDPFLLLGRRGVFDGTVENMHLHWKYRELVKVISKDRCIKEAESAARILEAESGGILVAVERVSKGHAIIVYRGKNYRRPANLRPKSLLNKREAMKRSLEAQRRESLKLHVLNLSRRIDQLKHRMTKEDDSLPQSMEIISDRTNDEYVSTNRDENISGDFEGYMEPQVLDCSTSKSNNRDTNKEIDASHEEISNKQHSAVYEEKLNEESDVEVPFRASPLSNRERLVLRKQALKMRKRPVIAVGRNNVIPGVAKTIKTHFKKHPLAIVNIKGRATGTPVQQLIFELEQETGAVLVSREPNKLILYRGWGEGDTPGGAKEKDSTSFRETKEAISPQLIEAIRRECGLQST; via the exons atGCTTCTTCCTCTCGCTCACCCTTCCCCCTTcctctccaccaaaaccctcgACCCCTCTATCCGCCATTTCCTCCCGCCATTACCCCCAAAACCCTCCCCTCCCCACCTCTCcgcaaaccctaaacccttcctcttccccctccgAGCCTCCTCCGCCTCACCCACCgcccccaaaaccctagccaAATCCGCCATTAAGCGCATCTCCGACAAGCTCCGCAGCCTCGGCTACCTCGCCGACGAACCCCGCGATCGCCGCCCCACCACCACCGGCCCCGGCTCCCCCGGCGAGATCTTCGTCCCCACACCTCACGAGATCCCCAGCTACCGCGTCGGCTCCACCCTCGACGCGAGCTGGAGCACGCCGGAGAGCCCGGTCCCCGCGCCCGGGTCGGGCGCCGCCATTACGAGGTTCCGGGAGCtgtggaggagggagagggcgcAGGCGCCATCCCCGCAGAGGGATTCCAAGGAGGCCGCACCGTCGGTCGCGGAGCTGACGATCCCCGCGGAGGAGCTGAAGCGGCTGCGGACCTTGGGGATTAGGATCAGGAAGCGGCTCAACGTGGGCAAGGCTGGGATCACGGAGGGGATCGTGAATGGGATCCACGAGAGGTGGCGGAGGAATGAACTCGTGAAGATCAAGTGCGAGGATTTGTGTAGGATAAACATGAAGAGAACCCATGAGATTTTAGAG AGAAAAACTGGAGGTCTAGTTGTTTGGAGATCTGGAAGTATCATCATCTTGTATAGAGGTATCGATTATAAATATCCTTACTTTCATGATGGTGACCAAAAGAATGAAAATGCAGACGAAAAATCTTCAGACCCTAGCATGGACAATCAAGTAGCAAAGGAGCAAGAAACAAATTCACAGTTGAAATTGCCTGTAAATCCTTCAGATGAAGTACATAATGCTACAGTTCGCACCTCCTTAGTGGCTGGTGTCGGTTCTCCAAATAAGGTGCGACTACAACTACCTGGCGAAGTCAAACTTGAAGAGGAAGCTGACAGATTGCTGGATGGGTTGGGCCCACGGTTTTCTGATTGGTGGGGTTGCGATCCTCTACCTGTTGATGCCGATTTACTACCACCTATTGTTCCTGGGTTTCGCAAGCCTTTCCGCCTTCTTTCATTTGGTATAAAACCAAAGTTAACAGATAGGGAAATGACTATATTGCGTAGGCTCGGACGGCCCTTACCATGCCATTTTGCACTTG GAAGGAATAGAAACCTTCAGGGATTGGCTGTCTCTATGATCAAGCTGTGGGAGAAATGTGAGATAGCTAAGATTGCAATTAAAAGAGGTGTGCAGAACACAAACAGCGAATTAATGGTCGAGGAGCTAAAG CAACTGACTGGAGGAACGCTTCTATCCAGAGATAAGGAGTTCATTGTATTTTACAGAGGGAAAGATTTTCTGCCCCCTGCGGTCTCTGTTGCAATAGAAGAGCGGAGAAATAGTGGGAACTCTGAATTGACTAACCCAAAGCAGAACAAGGAAGAGCGGCATTTAGCTGTTAGAGATGCTTCTGAACCTAAGTTTGACGATGGAGCCTCAGGAGACGGACttcaagaaaaaggagaaaaggaaactCTTGCCTCAAAGGGTAGGACAAAGGCTGTGAGCTTGACTCTCAAAAAGGTGGAGACTAAATTATCTCAG GCCATAGCCAAAAAGCAAAAGGCAGAGCAGCTTCTGGCTGAGCTGGAAAAATCAGCTGAGCCTCCTAAGGCAGAACCTGATAGGGAGGCTATTTCACAAGAAGAAAGATACATGCTGAGGAAAGTTGGATTGAGGATGGATCCTTTTCTGTTGCTAG GCAGGAGAGGAGTATTTGACGGAACAGTTGAAAACATGCACCTTCACTGGAAATATCGGGAGCTTGTAAAGGTTATATCGAAAGACCGTTGCATCAAAGAAGCTGAAAGTGCAGCTCGGATTCTTGAGGCTGAAAGTGGTGGTATACTGGTAGCCGTGGAGAGAGTGAGCAAAGGTCATGCTATTATTGTATATCGAGGAAAGAACTACCGAAGGCCGGCAAACTTGAGACCTAAGTCTCTGTTGAATAAAAGGGAAGCAATGAAGCGATCTTTGGAGGCTCAGCGTCGTGAG tcCTTGAAACTTCATGTGTTGAACCTCTCCCGAAGAATAGACCAGTTGAAGCATCGGATG ACTAAGGAGGATGATAGTTTGCCGCAGTCTATGGAAATAATCTCAGACAGGACAAATGATGAATACGTCTCTACAAACAGGGACGAGAATATCTCTGGGGATTTTGAAGGTTACATGGAG CCGCAAGTGCTGGATTGTTCTACTTCCAAAAGTAATAATCGTGATACCAATAAAGAAATTGATGCATCACATGAAGAAATCTCGAATAAGCAGCACTCAGCTGTTTATGAGGAGAAGTTGAATGAGGAATCTGATGTAGAAGTTCCTTTTAGAGCTTCACCACTCTCAAATCGGGAAAGACTCGTTCTACGAAAGCAGGCCCTCAAGATGAGAAAAAGGCCAGTGATAGCTGTTG GGAGGAACAATGTCATCCCAGGTGTTGCAAAAACAATCAAAACACACTTTAAGAAGCACCCTCTCGCCATTGTGAATATTAAAGGCAGAGCCACGGGCACTCCAGTTCAGCAGTTGATATTTGAACTCGAG CAAGAGACTGGAGCAGTTCTCGTGTCCCGAGAGCCGAACAAGCTAATTTTGTACCGGGGTTGGGGAGAGGGAGATACACCCGGAGGTGCAAAGGAGAAAGATTCAACTTCGTTTAGAGAAACGAAGGAAGCAATTTCTCCGCAACTTATTGAGGCCATTAGGCGTGAATGCGGGTTGCAGTCTACTTAA
- the LOC109725731 gene encoding CRM-domain containing factor CFM2, chloroplastic isoform X3, producing the protein MLLPLAHPSPFLSTKTLDPSIRHFLPPLPPKPSPPHLSANPKPFLFPLRASSASPTAPKTLAKSAIKRISDKLRSLGYLADEPRDRRPTTTGPGSPGEIFVPTPHEIPSYRVGSTLDASWSTPESPVPAPGSGAAITRFRELWRRERAQAPSPQRDSKEAAPSVAELTIPAEELKRLRTLGIRIRKRLNVGKAGITEGIVNGIHERWRRNELVKIKCEDLCRINMKRTHEILERKTGGLVVWRSGSIIILYRGIDYKYPYFHDGDQKNENADEKSSDPSMDNQVAKEQETNSQLKLPVNPSDEVHNATVRTSLVAGVGSPNKVRLQLPGEVKLEEEADRLLDGLGPRFSDWWGCDPLPVDADLLPPIVPGFRKPFRLLSFGIKPKLTDREMTILRRLGRPLPCHFALGRNRNLQGLAVSMIKLWEKCEIAKIAIKRGVQNTNSELMVEELKQLTGGTLLSRDKEFIVFYRGKDFLPPAVSVAIEERRNSGNSELTNPKQNKEERHLAVRDASEPKFDDGASGDGLQEKGEKETLASKGRTKAVSLTLKKVETKLSQAIAKKQKAEQLLAELEKSAEPPKAEPDREAISQEERYMLRKVGLRMDPFLLLGRRGVFDGTVENMHLHWKYRELVKVISKDRCIKEAESAARILEAESGGILVAVERVSKGHAIIVYRGKNYRRPANLRPKSLLNKREAMKRSLEAQRRESLKLHVLNLSRRIDQLKHRMTKEDDSLPQSMEIISDRTNDEYVSTNRDENISGDFEGYMEEVHEVDCESRNSKDCNHALVDEGEIVNAATSETNSSYPLDSEQPQVLDCSTSKSNNRDTNKEIDASHEEISNKQHSAVYEEKLNEESDVEVPFRASPLSNRERLVLRKQALKMRKRPVIAVGRNNVIPGVAKTIKTHFKKHPLAIVNIKGRATGTPVQQLIFELERLEQFSCPESRTS; encoded by the exons atGCTTCTTCCTCTCGCTCACCCTTCCCCCTTcctctccaccaaaaccctcgACCCCTCTATCCGCCATTTCCTCCCGCCATTACCCCCAAAACCCTCCCCTCCCCACCTCTCcgcaaaccctaaacccttcctcttccccctccgAGCCTCCTCCGCCTCACCCACCgcccccaaaaccctagccaAATCCGCCATTAAGCGCATCTCCGACAAGCTCCGCAGCCTCGGCTACCTCGCCGACGAACCCCGCGATCGCCGCCCCACCACCACCGGCCCCGGCTCCCCCGGCGAGATCTTCGTCCCCACACCTCACGAGATCCCCAGCTACCGCGTCGGCTCCACCCTCGACGCGAGCTGGAGCACGCCGGAGAGCCCGGTCCCCGCGCCCGGGTCGGGCGCCGCCATTACGAGGTTCCGGGAGCtgtggaggagggagagggcgcAGGCGCCATCCCCGCAGAGGGATTCCAAGGAGGCCGCACCGTCGGTCGCGGAGCTGACGATCCCCGCGGAGGAGCTGAAGCGGCTGCGGACCTTGGGGATTAGGATCAGGAAGCGGCTCAACGTGGGCAAGGCTGGGATCACGGAGGGGATCGTGAATGGGATCCACGAGAGGTGGCGGAGGAATGAACTCGTGAAGATCAAGTGCGAGGATTTGTGTAGGATAAACATGAAGAGAACCCATGAGATTTTAGAG AGAAAAACTGGAGGTCTAGTTGTTTGGAGATCTGGAAGTATCATCATCTTGTATAGAGGTATCGATTATAAATATCCTTACTTTCATGATGGTGACCAAAAGAATGAAAATGCAGACGAAAAATCTTCAGACCCTAGCATGGACAATCAAGTAGCAAAGGAGCAAGAAACAAATTCACAGTTGAAATTGCCTGTAAATCCTTCAGATGAAGTACATAATGCTACAGTTCGCACCTCCTTAGTGGCTGGTGTCGGTTCTCCAAATAAGGTGCGACTACAACTACCTGGCGAAGTCAAACTTGAAGAGGAAGCTGACAGATTGCTGGATGGGTTGGGCCCACGGTTTTCTGATTGGTGGGGTTGCGATCCTCTACCTGTTGATGCCGATTTACTACCACCTATTGTTCCTGGGTTTCGCAAGCCTTTCCGCCTTCTTTCATTTGGTATAAAACCAAAGTTAACAGATAGGGAAATGACTATATTGCGTAGGCTCGGACGGCCCTTACCATGCCATTTTGCACTTG GAAGGAATAGAAACCTTCAGGGATTGGCTGTCTCTATGATCAAGCTGTGGGAGAAATGTGAGATAGCTAAGATTGCAATTAAAAGAGGTGTGCAGAACACAAACAGCGAATTAATGGTCGAGGAGCTAAAG CAACTGACTGGAGGAACGCTTCTATCCAGAGATAAGGAGTTCATTGTATTTTACAGAGGGAAAGATTTTCTGCCCCCTGCGGTCTCTGTTGCAATAGAAGAGCGGAGAAATAGTGGGAACTCTGAATTGACTAACCCAAAGCAGAACAAGGAAGAGCGGCATTTAGCTGTTAGAGATGCTTCTGAACCTAAGTTTGACGATGGAGCCTCAGGAGACGGACttcaagaaaaaggagaaaaggaaactCTTGCCTCAAAGGGTAGGACAAAGGCTGTGAGCTTGACTCTCAAAAAGGTGGAGACTAAATTATCTCAG GCCATAGCCAAAAAGCAAAAGGCAGAGCAGCTTCTGGCTGAGCTGGAAAAATCAGCTGAGCCTCCTAAGGCAGAACCTGATAGGGAGGCTATTTCACAAGAAGAAAGATACATGCTGAGGAAAGTTGGATTGAGGATGGATCCTTTTCTGTTGCTAG GCAGGAGAGGAGTATTTGACGGAACAGTTGAAAACATGCACCTTCACTGGAAATATCGGGAGCTTGTAAAGGTTATATCGAAAGACCGTTGCATCAAAGAAGCTGAAAGTGCAGCTCGGATTCTTGAGGCTGAAAGTGGTGGTATACTGGTAGCCGTGGAGAGAGTGAGCAAAGGTCATGCTATTATTGTATATCGAGGAAAGAACTACCGAAGGCCGGCAAACTTGAGACCTAAGTCTCTGTTGAATAAAAGGGAAGCAATGAAGCGATCTTTGGAGGCTCAGCGTCGTGAG tcCTTGAAACTTCATGTGTTGAACCTCTCCCGAAGAATAGACCAGTTGAAGCATCGGATG ACTAAGGAGGATGATAGTTTGCCGCAGTCTATGGAAATAATCTCAGACAGGACAAATGATGAATACGTCTCTACAAACAGGGACGAGAATATCTCTGGGGATTTTGAAGGTTACATGGAG GAAGTGCATGAAGTAGATTGTGAATCCCGGAATTCAAAAGACTGCAATCATGCTTTAGTTGATGAAGGAGAAATAGTCAATGCAGCAACAAGTGAAACCAATTCTTCGTATCCTTTAGATTCTGAACAG CCGCAAGTGCTGGATTGTTCTACTTCCAAAAGTAATAATCGTGATACCAATAAAGAAATTGATGCATCACATGAAGAAATCTCGAATAAGCAGCACTCAGCTGTTTATGAGGAGAAGTTGAATGAGGAATCTGATGTAGAAGTTCCTTTTAGAGCTTCACCACTCTCAAATCGGGAAAGACTCGTTCTACGAAAGCAGGCCCTCAAGATGAGAAAAAGGCCAGTGATAGCTGTTG GGAGGAACAATGTCATCCCAGGTGTTGCAAAAACAATCAAAACACACTTTAAGAAGCACCCTCTCGCCATTGTGAATATTAAAGGCAGAGCCACGGGCACTCCAGTTCAGCAGTTGATATTTGAACTCGAG AGACTGGAGCAGTTCTCGTGTCCCGAGAGCCGAACAAGCTAA
- the LOC109725731 gene encoding CRM-domain containing factor CFM2, chloroplastic isoform X1, with amino-acid sequence MLLPLAHPSPFLSTKTLDPSIRHFLPPLPPKPSPPHLSANPKPFLFPLRASSASPTAPKTLAKSAIKRISDKLRSLGYLADEPRDRRPTTTGPGSPGEIFVPTPHEIPSYRVGSTLDASWSTPESPVPAPGSGAAITRFRELWRRERAQAPSPQRDSKEAAPSVAELTIPAEELKRLRTLGIRIRKRLNVGKAGITEGIVNGIHERWRRNELVKIKCEDLCRINMKRTHEILERKTGGLVVWRSGSIIILYRGIDYKYPYFHDGDQKNENADEKSSDPSMDNQVAKEQETNSQLKLPVNPSDEVHNATVRTSLVAGVGSPNKVRLQLPGEVKLEEEADRLLDGLGPRFSDWWGCDPLPVDADLLPPIVPGFRKPFRLLSFGIKPKLTDREMTILRRLGRPLPCHFALGRNRNLQGLAVSMIKLWEKCEIAKIAIKRGVQNTNSELMVEELKQLTGGTLLSRDKEFIVFYRGKDFLPPAVSVAIEERRNSGNSELTNPKQNKEERHLAVRDASEPKFDDGASGDGLQEKGEKETLASKGRTKAVSLTLKKVETKLSQAIAKKQKAEQLLAELEKSAEPPKAEPDREAISQEERYMLRKVGLRMDPFLLLGRRGVFDGTVENMHLHWKYRELVKVISKDRCIKEAESAARILEAESGGILVAVERVSKGHAIIVYRGKNYRRPANLRPKSLLNKREAMKRSLEAQRRESLKLHVLNLSRRIDQLKHRMTKEDDSLPQSMEIISDRTNDEYVSTNRDENISGDFEGYMEEVHEVDCESRNSKDCNHALVDEGEIVNAATSETNSSYPLDSEQPQVLDCSTSKSNNRDTNKEIDASHEEISNKQHSAVYEEKLNEESDVEVPFRASPLSNRERLVLRKQALKMRKRPVIAVGRNNVIPGVAKTIKTHFKKHPLAIVNIKGRATGTPVQQLIFELEQETGAVLVSREPNKLILYRGWGEGDTPGGAKEKDSTSFRETKEAISPQLIEAIRRECGLQST; translated from the exons atGCTTCTTCCTCTCGCTCACCCTTCCCCCTTcctctccaccaaaaccctcgACCCCTCTATCCGCCATTTCCTCCCGCCATTACCCCCAAAACCCTCCCCTCCCCACCTCTCcgcaaaccctaaacccttcctcttccccctccgAGCCTCCTCCGCCTCACCCACCgcccccaaaaccctagccaAATCCGCCATTAAGCGCATCTCCGACAAGCTCCGCAGCCTCGGCTACCTCGCCGACGAACCCCGCGATCGCCGCCCCACCACCACCGGCCCCGGCTCCCCCGGCGAGATCTTCGTCCCCACACCTCACGAGATCCCCAGCTACCGCGTCGGCTCCACCCTCGACGCGAGCTGGAGCACGCCGGAGAGCCCGGTCCCCGCGCCCGGGTCGGGCGCCGCCATTACGAGGTTCCGGGAGCtgtggaggagggagagggcgcAGGCGCCATCCCCGCAGAGGGATTCCAAGGAGGCCGCACCGTCGGTCGCGGAGCTGACGATCCCCGCGGAGGAGCTGAAGCGGCTGCGGACCTTGGGGATTAGGATCAGGAAGCGGCTCAACGTGGGCAAGGCTGGGATCACGGAGGGGATCGTGAATGGGATCCACGAGAGGTGGCGGAGGAATGAACTCGTGAAGATCAAGTGCGAGGATTTGTGTAGGATAAACATGAAGAGAACCCATGAGATTTTAGAG AGAAAAACTGGAGGTCTAGTTGTTTGGAGATCTGGAAGTATCATCATCTTGTATAGAGGTATCGATTATAAATATCCTTACTTTCATGATGGTGACCAAAAGAATGAAAATGCAGACGAAAAATCTTCAGACCCTAGCATGGACAATCAAGTAGCAAAGGAGCAAGAAACAAATTCACAGTTGAAATTGCCTGTAAATCCTTCAGATGAAGTACATAATGCTACAGTTCGCACCTCCTTAGTGGCTGGTGTCGGTTCTCCAAATAAGGTGCGACTACAACTACCTGGCGAAGTCAAACTTGAAGAGGAAGCTGACAGATTGCTGGATGGGTTGGGCCCACGGTTTTCTGATTGGTGGGGTTGCGATCCTCTACCTGTTGATGCCGATTTACTACCACCTATTGTTCCTGGGTTTCGCAAGCCTTTCCGCCTTCTTTCATTTGGTATAAAACCAAAGTTAACAGATAGGGAAATGACTATATTGCGTAGGCTCGGACGGCCCTTACCATGCCATTTTGCACTTG GAAGGAATAGAAACCTTCAGGGATTGGCTGTCTCTATGATCAAGCTGTGGGAGAAATGTGAGATAGCTAAGATTGCAATTAAAAGAGGTGTGCAGAACACAAACAGCGAATTAATGGTCGAGGAGCTAAAG CAACTGACTGGAGGAACGCTTCTATCCAGAGATAAGGAGTTCATTGTATTTTACAGAGGGAAAGATTTTCTGCCCCCTGCGGTCTCTGTTGCAATAGAAGAGCGGAGAAATAGTGGGAACTCTGAATTGACTAACCCAAAGCAGAACAAGGAAGAGCGGCATTTAGCTGTTAGAGATGCTTCTGAACCTAAGTTTGACGATGGAGCCTCAGGAGACGGACttcaagaaaaaggagaaaaggaaactCTTGCCTCAAAGGGTAGGACAAAGGCTGTGAGCTTGACTCTCAAAAAGGTGGAGACTAAATTATCTCAG GCCATAGCCAAAAAGCAAAAGGCAGAGCAGCTTCTGGCTGAGCTGGAAAAATCAGCTGAGCCTCCTAAGGCAGAACCTGATAGGGAGGCTATTTCACAAGAAGAAAGATACATGCTGAGGAAAGTTGGATTGAGGATGGATCCTTTTCTGTTGCTAG GCAGGAGAGGAGTATTTGACGGAACAGTTGAAAACATGCACCTTCACTGGAAATATCGGGAGCTTGTAAAGGTTATATCGAAAGACCGTTGCATCAAAGAAGCTGAAAGTGCAGCTCGGATTCTTGAGGCTGAAAGTGGTGGTATACTGGTAGCCGTGGAGAGAGTGAGCAAAGGTCATGCTATTATTGTATATCGAGGAAAGAACTACCGAAGGCCGGCAAACTTGAGACCTAAGTCTCTGTTGAATAAAAGGGAAGCAATGAAGCGATCTTTGGAGGCTCAGCGTCGTGAG tcCTTGAAACTTCATGTGTTGAACCTCTCCCGAAGAATAGACCAGTTGAAGCATCGGATG ACTAAGGAGGATGATAGTTTGCCGCAGTCTATGGAAATAATCTCAGACAGGACAAATGATGAATACGTCTCTACAAACAGGGACGAGAATATCTCTGGGGATTTTGAAGGTTACATGGAG GAAGTGCATGAAGTAGATTGTGAATCCCGGAATTCAAAAGACTGCAATCATGCTTTAGTTGATGAAGGAGAAATAGTCAATGCAGCAACAAGTGAAACCAATTCTTCGTATCCTTTAGATTCTGAACAG CCGCAAGTGCTGGATTGTTCTACTTCCAAAAGTAATAATCGTGATACCAATAAAGAAATTGATGCATCACATGAAGAAATCTCGAATAAGCAGCACTCAGCTGTTTATGAGGAGAAGTTGAATGAGGAATCTGATGTAGAAGTTCCTTTTAGAGCTTCACCACTCTCAAATCGGGAAAGACTCGTTCTACGAAAGCAGGCCCTCAAGATGAGAAAAAGGCCAGTGATAGCTGTTG GGAGGAACAATGTCATCCCAGGTGTTGCAAAAACAATCAAAACACACTTTAAGAAGCACCCTCTCGCCATTGTGAATATTAAAGGCAGAGCCACGGGCACTCCAGTTCAGCAGTTGATATTTGAACTCGAG CAAGAGACTGGAGCAGTTCTCGTGTCCCGAGAGCCGAACAAGCTAATTTTGTACCGGGGTTGGGGAGAGGGAGATACACCCGGAGGTGCAAAGGAGAAAGATTCAACTTCGTTTAGAGAAACGAAGGAAGCAATTTCTCCGCAACTTATTGAGGCCATTAGGCGTGAATGCGGGTTGCAGTCTACTTAA